Proteins co-encoded in one Cupriavidus nantongensis genomic window:
- the hrpA gene encoding ATP-dependent RNA helicase HrpA — translation MSEQRPVKPKPPVSPRQRAGAGQPASSTQSRPAPGTARPQRPGPARPAGARPAAEDGQRQPRAARPPRPPRPVNPLPPITFPEALPVSARRDEIAAALLANQVVIVSGETGSGKTTQLPKICLSIGRGPGREGGGLIGHTQPRRIAATSTAKRIAQELGTPLGEHVGYQVRFNDTMSSGASVKLMTDGILLAETQNDPLLRAYDTLIIDEAHERSLNIDFLIGYLRQILPKRPDLKVIITSATIDAQRFARHFATGDKPAPVIEVSGRLYPVEVRYRPIADDAPAAGAPRSPQARERDLYDGIVDAVDELCRAGPGDVLVFLPGEREIREAAEALRKHHPPHTEILPLFARLSVQEQERVFKPSNARRIVLATNVAETSLTVPGIRYVVDTGLARVKRYSYRNKVEQLQVEAISQAAANQRAGRCGRVANGVCIRLYEESDFTGRPRFTDPEILRSSLAAVILRMKALRLTDIESFPFIEPPLGRAVADGYQLLQELGAVDDANQLTGTGRQLAKLPLDPRVARMILAAREHQCLREVLIIASALSVQDPRERPQEAQEAADQAHRKFMDEKSEFLGWVRLWKWFEDAVAHKKSNRQLQDQCRAHFLSHLRLREWRDVHSQLLTTVTEQGWRLNDSEPTYEQVHKALLTGLLGNVGCRIEDGDGKGREYLGARGIKFHLWPGSLIARKVGRWVVAAELVETSRLFARTLARVEPEWLEQVGRHLLKVSWSDPHWEKKAGQVLALERATLYGLVVYQHRRVHYGPMNPREARELFIRRALVEGEFDTRLPFFAHNQRLVREIENLEHKSRRQDVLVDDELIYAFYDRAIPADICQQAAFEQWYQAESAHDRKLLYLNRDELMRHEAAGITTDLFPKTMAVAGVDMGLTYHFEPGSHRDGVTLTVPLYALNQVRPERADWLVPGMIKEKVHLLLKSLPQKLRRHCVPLPDYAAGFVARQPFGEGELLDVLIADIREQTGTMVRRADFKLETLPAHHAMNFKVIDEHGRQLDMGRNLAQLRAELGGQAQQSFQRVAAQAAAQAAAAQAPGQATEQAPALAAAEPGKYEGLTGWSFGELPELLEIRKGSQTLFGYPALVDRGTHCDVEVFDDPQEAARIHHLGLRRLFALQLREQVKFIEKNIPGLQQMAMQYMTLGTQEMLREQIVMLALERACMQAPLPRNDAEFNARKDEGRTRLSLLAQEIARLAGAILAEYAGLPRKLLQAKPFPGAYADMEAQLGRLMGKRFIDETPYTQLVHFPRYLKGIAMRVDKLKGDPARDSQRMQEMAPLVQQWQRAEKQLRTQGRGGEDARLEEFRWMLEELRIALFAQELRTPVPMSVKRLQKVWESMQR, via the coding sequence ATGTCAGAACAACGCCCCGTCAAGCCCAAACCACCGGTGTCGCCGCGCCAGCGCGCCGGTGCCGGCCAGCCTGCCTCCTCCACCCAGTCCCGCCCGGCGCCCGGCACGGCCCGGCCGCAGCGGCCCGGCCCGGCCAGGCCGGCCGGTGCGCGGCCTGCCGCCGAGGACGGCCAGCGTCAGCCACGCGCCGCGCGCCCGCCGCGGCCACCGCGCCCGGTCAACCCGCTGCCGCCGATCACCTTCCCCGAAGCCCTGCCGGTATCGGCGCGCCGCGACGAGATCGCCGCGGCGCTGCTGGCCAACCAGGTGGTGATCGTTTCCGGCGAGACCGGTTCGGGCAAGACCACGCAGCTGCCCAAGATCTGCCTGTCGATCGGGCGCGGTCCCGGCCGCGAGGGCGGGGGGCTGATCGGCCACACCCAGCCGCGCCGCATCGCCGCGACCTCGACCGCCAAGCGCATCGCGCAGGAACTGGGCACGCCATTGGGCGAGCACGTGGGCTACCAGGTGCGCTTCAACGACACCATGTCGTCGGGCGCGTCGGTCAAGCTGATGACCGACGGCATCCTGCTCGCCGAAACCCAGAACGACCCGCTGCTGCGCGCCTACGACACGCTGATCATCGACGAGGCGCACGAGCGCAGCCTCAACATCGACTTCCTGATCGGCTACCTGCGCCAGATCCTGCCCAAGCGGCCAGACCTGAAGGTGATCATCACCTCGGCCACCATCGACGCGCAGCGCTTTGCCCGGCATTTCGCCACGGGCGACAAGCCGGCGCCGGTGATCGAGGTCAGCGGCCGGCTGTACCCGGTGGAGGTGCGCTACCGCCCGATCGCCGACGACGCGCCCGCAGCCGGCGCGCCGCGCAGCCCGCAGGCGCGCGAGCGCGACCTGTACGACGGCATCGTCGATGCCGTCGACGAACTGTGCCGCGCCGGCCCCGGCGACGTGCTGGTGTTCCTGCCCGGCGAGCGCGAGATCCGCGAGGCCGCCGAGGCGCTGCGCAAGCACCACCCGCCGCATACCGAGATCCTGCCGCTGTTCGCGCGGCTGTCGGTGCAGGAGCAGGAGCGGGTGTTCAAGCCATCGAATGCCCGGCGCATCGTGCTGGCGACCAACGTCGCCGAAACCTCGCTGACGGTGCCGGGCATTCGCTACGTGGTCGACACCGGGCTGGCGCGCGTCAAGCGCTATTCGTACCGCAACAAGGTCGAGCAGCTGCAGGTCGAGGCGATTTCGCAGGCCGCCGCCAACCAGCGCGCCGGCCGCTGCGGCCGGGTCGCCAACGGGGTTTGCATCCGGCTGTACGAAGAATCCGACTTCACCGGCCGGCCGCGCTTTACCGACCCTGAAATCCTGCGCTCGTCGCTGGCCGCGGTGATCCTGCGCATGAAGGCGCTGCGGCTGACCGATATCGAGTCGTTCCCGTTCATCGAGCCGCCGCTGGGCCGCGCGGTCGCCGACGGCTACCAGCTGCTGCAGGAGCTGGGCGCGGTCGACGACGCCAACCAGCTGACCGGCACCGGCCGCCAGCTGGCCAAGCTGCCGCTCGACCCGCGTGTGGCGCGCATGATCCTGGCCGCGCGCGAGCACCAGTGCCTGCGCGAGGTGCTGATCATCGCCAGCGCGCTGTCGGTGCAGGACCCGCGCGAGCGCCCGCAGGAAGCGCAGGAAGCCGCCGACCAGGCCCATCGCAAGTTCATGGACGAGAAGTCCGAGTTCCTGGGCTGGGTCCGGCTGTGGAAGTGGTTCGAGGACGCGGTCGCGCACAAGAAGTCCAACCGCCAGCTGCAGGACCAGTGCCGCGCGCACTTCCTGTCGCACCTGCGGCTGCGCGAATGGCGCGACGTGCATTCCCAGCTGCTGACCACGGTGACCGAGCAGGGCTGGCGCCTGAACGACAGCGAGCCGACCTACGAGCAGGTGCACAAGGCGCTGCTGACCGGCCTGCTCGGCAACGTCGGCTGCCGCATCGAGGACGGCGACGGCAAGGGCCGCGAATACCTGGGCGCGCGCGGCATCAAGTTCCACCTGTGGCCGGGCTCGCTGATCGCGCGCAAGGTCGGGCGCTGGGTGGTCGCCGCCGAGCTGGTCGAGACCAGCCGGCTGTTCGCGCGCACGCTGGCACGCGTCGAGCCCGAATGGCTCGAGCAGGTGGGCCGCCACCTGCTCAAGGTCAGCTGGAGCGATCCGCACTGGGAGAAGAAGGCCGGCCAGGTACTGGCGCTGGAGCGCGCCACGCTGTACGGGCTGGTGGTCTACCAGCACCGCCGCGTGCACTACGGCCCGATGAACCCGCGCGAGGCGCGCGAGCTGTTTATCCGCCGCGCGCTGGTCGAGGGCGAGTTCGACACGCGCCTGCCGTTCTTTGCGCACAACCAGCGCCTGGTGCGCGAGATCGAGAACCTGGAGCACAAGTCGCGGCGCCAGGACGTGCTGGTCGACGACGAGCTGATCTACGCCTTCTACGACCGCGCGATTCCCGCCGACATCTGCCAGCAGGCCGCGTTCGAGCAGTGGTACCAGGCCGAGAGCGCGCACGACCGCAAGCTGCTGTACCTGAACCGCGACGAGCTGATGCGGCACGAGGCCGCCGGCATCACCACCGACCTGTTTCCCAAGACCATGGCCGTGGCCGGCGTGGACATGGGCCTGACCTACCACTTCGAGCCCGGCAGCCACCGCGACGGCGTGACCCTGACCGTGCCGCTGTACGCGCTCAACCAGGTGCGCCCCGAACGCGCCGACTGGCTGGTGCCGGGCATGATCAAGGAAAAGGTGCACCTGCTGCTCAAGTCGCTGCCGCAGAAGCTGCGCCGCCACTGCGTGCCGCTGCCGGACTATGCCGCCGGCTTCGTCGCGCGCCAGCCGTTTGGCGAAGGCGAGCTGCTGGACGTGCTGATCGCAGATATCCGCGAGCAGACCGGCACCATGGTGCGGCGTGCCGACTTCAAGCTGGAAACGCTGCCCGCGCACCACGCGATGAACTTCAAGGTGATCGACGAGCACGGGCGCCAGCTCGACATGGGCCGCAACCTGGCCCAGCTGCGCGCCGAGCTGGGCGGACAGGCGCAGCAGTCGTTCCAGCGAGTGGCGGCGCAGGCCGCGGCCCAGGCCGCCGCCGCCCAGGCCCCGGGGCAGGCAACGGAACAGGCGCCTGCGCTGGCCGCGGCGGAGCCTGGCAAGTATGAGGGACTGACCGGCTGGAGCTTCGGCGAGCTGCCGGAGCTGCTCGAGATCCGCAAGGGCAGCCAGACCCTGTTCGGCTATCCGGCGCTGGTCGATCGCGGCACGCACTGCGACGTCGAAGTCTTCGACGATCCGCAGGAAGCGGCCCGCATCCACCACCTGGGTTTGCGCCGGCTGTTCGCGCTGCAGCTGCGCGAGCAGGTCAAGTTCATCGAGAAGAACATCCCCGGGCTGCAGCAGATGGCGATGCAGTACATGACGCTGGGCACGCAGGAGATGCTGCGCGAGCAGATCGTGATGCTGGCGCTGGAGCGCGCCTGCATGCAGGCGCCGCTGCCGCGCAACGACGCCGAATTCAATGCCCGCAAGGACGAAGGGCGGACCCGGCTGTCGCTGCTGGCGCAGGAAATCGCGCGGCTGGCGGGCGCGATCCTGGCCGAATACGCCGGGCTGCCGCGCAAGCTGCTGCAGGCCAAGCCGTTCCCCGGCGCCTATGCGGACATGGAGGCCCAGCTCGGCCGGCTGATGGGCAAGCGCTTTATCGACGAAACCCCGTACACGCAGCTGGTGCATTTCCCGCGCTACCTGAAGGGCATCGCCATGCGCGTCGACAAGCTCAAGGGCGATCCGGCCCGCGACAGCCAGCGCATGCAGGAGATGGCGCCGCTGGTGCAGCAGTGGCAGCGGGCCGAGAAGCAGTTGCGCACCCAGGGCCGCGGCGGCGAGGATGCGCGGCTGGAGGAATTCCGCTGGATGCTGGAAGAGCTGCGCATCGCGCTGTTCGCCCAGGAGCTGCGCACGCCGGTGCCGATGTCGGTCAAGCGGCTGCAGAAGGTGTGGGAATCGATGCAGCGCTGA
- the argA gene encoding amino-acid N-acetyltransferase: MNARTDAPQTAPASAPAAPTAPAAPAQAEPPAAAELPAPAPTSPVPVTADPDRSGPDHQQFVDWLRMVAPYIHAFRGKTFVIAFAGELVKAGVLNALVNDVALLHAMGMQIVLVHGSRPQVEEQLALRHVESQFVDGVRVTDNAALECAKEAAGELRLDIEAAFSQGLPNTPMAGAQLSVISGNFVTARPVGIVHGTDYQHTGLVRKIDAESVRMSLSHGKVVLLSPLGFSPTGQAFNLSMEDVASATATALKADKLIFITEVPGVPDPVGKMMQEMSLRTAVERLQNNHLPPDVANYLQHLVKALKGGVPRAHLIPYSLDGAVLLELFLHDGVGTMLSDTDLESLREATLDDVGGIVQLIAPLEQDGTLVPRGRHLIERDIANFSVIEHDGVLFGCAALYDYPRENMGEMACLTVSPEAQGTGDGERLLKRIERRARALGLERLFVLTTRTEHWFLKRGFVHATVDDLPEDKRKLYNWQRKSMVLMKKL; the protein is encoded by the coding sequence ATGAACGCCAGAACCGACGCGCCGCAGACGGCGCCTGCCTCCGCTCCCGCTGCACCGACGGCCCCGGCCGCGCCGGCGCAGGCGGAGCCCCCCGCCGCGGCCGAGCTCCCCGCCCCCGCCCCGACCTCCCCCGTGCCGGTCACGGCCGATCCCGATCGCAGCGGTCCCGACCACCAGCAGTTCGTCGACTGGCTGCGCATGGTGGCGCCGTATATCCATGCCTTCCGCGGCAAGACCTTCGTGATCGCCTTCGCCGGCGAGCTGGTCAAGGCGGGCGTGCTGAACGCGCTGGTCAACGATGTCGCGCTGCTGCACGCGATGGGCATGCAGATCGTGCTGGTGCACGGCTCGCGTCCGCAGGTGGAAGAGCAGCTGGCGCTGCGCCATGTCGAGTCGCAGTTCGTCGACGGCGTGCGCGTCACCGACAACGCCGCGCTCGAATGCGCCAAGGAAGCCGCCGGCGAACTGCGCCTGGACATCGAGGCCGCGTTCAGCCAGGGCCTGCCCAACACGCCGATGGCCGGCGCCCAGCTGTCGGTGATCTCCGGCAACTTCGTCACCGCGCGCCCGGTCGGCATCGTCCACGGTACCGACTACCAGCACACCGGGCTGGTGCGCAAGATCGACGCCGAATCGGTGCGCATGTCGCTGTCGCACGGCAAGGTGGTGCTGCTGTCGCCGCTGGGCTTCTCGCCCACCGGCCAGGCCTTCAACCTGTCGATGGAAGACGTGGCCAGCGCCACCGCCACCGCGCTCAAGGCCGACAAGCTGATCTTCATTACCGAGGTGCCGGGCGTGCCCGACCCGGTCGGCAAGATGATGCAGGAAATGTCGCTGCGCACCGCGGTGGAACGGCTGCAGAACAACCACCTGCCGCCCGACGTCGCCAATTACCTGCAGCACCTGGTCAAGGCGCTCAAGGGCGGCGTGCCGCGCGCGCACCTGATCCCCTACTCGCTCGACGGCGCAGTGCTGCTGGAACTGTTCCTGCACGACGGCGTCGGCACCATGCTGTCCGACACCGACCTGGAAAGCCTGCGCGAGGCCACGCTCGACGACGTCGGCGGCATCGTGCAGCTGATCGCACCGCTGGAGCAGGACGGCACGCTGGTGCCGCGCGGGCGCCACCTGATCGAGCGCGATATCGCCAATTTCTCGGTGATCGAGCACGACGGCGTGCTGTTCGGCTGTGCCGCGCTGTACGACTATCCGCGCGAGAACATGGGCGAGATGGCGTGCCTGACGGTATCGCCCGAGGCCCAGGGCACCGGCGACGGCGAGCGCCTGCTCAAGCGCATCGAGCGTCGCGCGCGCGCGCTCGGGCTGGAGCGGCTGTTCGTGCTCACCACCCGCACCGAGCACTGGTTCCTCAAGCGCGGCTTCGTCCACGCCACGGTCGACGACCTGCCCGAAGACAAGCGCAAGCTCTACAACTGGCAGCGCAAGTCGATGGTGCTGATGAAAAAGCTGTGA
- a CDS encoding oxidative damage protection protein produces MARTVHCIKLNKEAEGLDFPPLPGELGKKIWQNVSKEAWAGWLKHQTMLINENRLNMADARARQYLLKQTEKYFFGEGADQAQGYVPPQS; encoded by the coding sequence ATGGCCCGCACGGTCCATTGCATCAAGCTGAACAAGGAAGCCGAAGGTCTCGACTTCCCGCCGCTGCCCGGCGAACTGGGCAAGAAGATCTGGCAGAACGTGTCCAAGGAAGCCTGGGCCGGCTGGCTCAAGCACCAGACCATGCTGATCAACGAAAACCGCCTGAACATGGCCGATGCGCGTGCGCGCCAGTACCTGCTCAAGCAGACCGAAAAGTACTTCTTCGGCGAAGGCGCCGACCAGGCCCAGGGCTACGTGCCGCCGCAGTCCTGA
- the rpiA gene encoding ribose-5-phosphate isomerase RpiA, producing the protein MTQDELKALVAQAAADYVKQEVPEGAVLGVGTGSTANLFIDAVAAFKERFAGAVSSSEASTRRLQQHGFKVLDLNEVDEIPVYVDGADEIDASGAMVKGGGGALTREKIVASVARRFVCIADGSKLVQTMGTFPLPVEVVPMARAAVARKLQALGGQPRLRMTKEGGIYKTDNGNVILDVSGLKIDDPRGLEQTVNQVPGVVTVGLFALRGADVLLLGTGEGVQRTDY; encoded by the coding sequence ATGACTCAGGATGAACTCAAGGCGCTGGTCGCGCAAGCCGCCGCCGACTACGTGAAGCAGGAAGTGCCCGAAGGAGCCGTGCTCGGCGTGGGCACCGGCTCCACCGCCAACCTCTTCATCGACGCCGTGGCGGCGTTCAAGGAGCGCTTCGCGGGTGCGGTGTCGAGCTCCGAGGCTTCGACGCGGCGCCTGCAGCAGCACGGCTTCAAGGTGCTGGACCTGAACGAGGTCGACGAGATCCCGGTGTATGTCGACGGCGCCGACGAGATCGATGCCAGCGGCGCCATGGTCAAGGGCGGCGGCGGGGCGCTGACGCGCGAGAAGATCGTCGCCTCGGTGGCCAGGCGCTTTGTCTGCATCGCCGACGGCAGCAAGCTGGTCCAGACCATGGGCACCTTCCCGCTGCCGGTCGAGGTGGTGCCGATGGCACGTGCCGCGGTGGCGCGCAAGCTGCAGGCGCTGGGCGGCCAGCCGCGCCTGCGCATGACCAAGGAGGGCGGCATCTACAAGACCGACAACGGCAATGTGATCCTCGACGTGTCCGGCCTGAAGATCGACGATCCGCGCGGCCTGGAGCAGACCGTCAACCAGGTGCCCGGCGTGGTCACGGTGGGCCTGTTCGCGCTGCGCGGCGCCGACGTGCTGCTGCTCGGCACCGGCGAAGGCGTGCAGCGCACGGACTACTGA
- the tal gene encoding transaldolase yields the protein MNQLEQLRQFTTVVADTGDFQLMKQYTPQDATTNPSLILKAVQKPEYRHLLERAVQDHHGNGGVDAVMDEVLIAFGCEILAIVPGRVSTEVDARLSFDTTATVNKARHLIQLYEQRGIARERVLIKIASTWEGIRAAEILQRDGIRCNMTLLFSLVQAVACAEAGAQLISPFVGRIFDWYKKQAGEQWDAAANGGDNDPGVRSVRQIYDYYKKFGYATEVMGASFRSTAQILSLAGCDLLTISPELLEQLAGGEGQVAHKLSVDQAQAANIARITADEPSFRWQLNEDAMATEKLAEGIRLFAADAVKLERLIAGLAQQ from the coding sequence ATGAACCAGCTCGAACAACTCAGGCAGTTCACCACGGTGGTGGCCGATACCGGCGACTTCCAGCTGATGAAGCAGTACACGCCGCAGGACGCGACCACCAACCCGTCGCTGATCCTGAAGGCGGTGCAGAAACCCGAATACCGCCACCTGCTGGAGCGCGCGGTGCAGGACCACCACGGCAACGGCGGCGTCGATGCGGTCATGGACGAAGTGCTGATCGCGTTCGGCTGCGAGATCCTGGCGATCGTGCCGGGCCGCGTTTCGACCGAGGTCGATGCGCGCCTGTCGTTCGACACCACCGCCACGGTCAACAAGGCGCGCCACCTGATCCAGCTGTACGAGCAGCGCGGCATCGCGCGCGAGCGCGTGCTGATCAAGATCGCCTCGACCTGGGAAGGCATCCGCGCCGCCGAGATCCTGCAGCGCGACGGCATCCGCTGCAACATGACGCTGCTGTTCTCGCTGGTGCAGGCGGTCGCCTGCGCCGAAGCTGGCGCGCAGCTGATCTCGCCGTTCGTCGGCCGCATCTTCGACTGGTACAAGAAGCAGGCCGGCGAGCAATGGGACGCGGCCGCCAACGGCGGCGATAACGATCCGGGCGTGCGCTCGGTGCGCCAGATCTACGACTACTACAAGAAATTCGGCTATGCCACCGAGGTGATGGGCGCCAGCTTCCGCAGCACCGCGCAGATCCTGTCGCTGGCCGGCTGCGACCTGCTGACCATCAGCCCCGAGCTGCTCGAGCAGCTCGCCGGCGGCGAGGGCCAGGTGGCGCACAAGCTGTCGGTGGACCAGGCCCAGGCGGCCAATATCGCCCGCATCACCGCGGACGAGCCGTCGTTCCGCTGGCAGCTCAACGAAGACGCGATGGCGACGGAAAAGCTGGCCGAAGGCATCCGCCTGTTCGCGGCGGATGCGGTCAAGCTCGAGAGGCTGATCGCCGGGCTGGCGCAGCAATAA
- a CDS encoding SIR2 family NAD-dependent protein deacylase gives MADDSSLPALPGLAEARRLIDGASNIFVLTGAGISAESGVPTFRDAMTGLWEQFDPEDLASEAAYRRQPALVWQWYQHRRELVAAVHPNPAHHALVALAAQKPVTLVTQNVDGLHQRAGSTGVIELHGNLFANKWLDGCGRCSEATALPGMPPRCNLCGALMRPGVVWFGEDLPRVARYRAEHAAQNCDLCLVVGTSGLVYPAAGLPGVARDHGAPVIVVNPQPSALDQTADIVLSAAAGACLPRLWPQPAPSAG, from the coding sequence ATGGCCGACGATTCCAGTCTGCCGGCACTGCCGGGGCTCGCGGAAGCGCGTCGGCTGATCGACGGCGCCAGCAATATCTTCGTGCTGACCGGCGCCGGCATTTCCGCCGAGTCCGGCGTGCCGACCTTCCGCGACGCCATGACCGGGCTGTGGGAACAGTTCGATCCGGAAGACCTGGCCAGCGAAGCGGCCTACCGCCGCCAGCCGGCGCTGGTGTGGCAGTGGTACCAGCACCGGCGCGAACTGGTGGCGGCGGTACATCCCAACCCGGCGCACCATGCGCTGGTGGCGCTGGCCGCGCAGAAACCCGTTACGCTGGTGACGCAGAACGTCGACGGCCTGCATCAGCGCGCCGGCAGCACAGGCGTGATCGAGCTGCACGGCAACCTGTTCGCCAACAAGTGGCTGGATGGCTGCGGCCGCTGCAGCGAGGCCACCGCGCTGCCCGGCATGCCGCCGCGCTGCAACCTGTGCGGCGCGCTGATGCGGCCGGGCGTGGTGTGGTTCGGCGAAGACCTGCCGCGCGTGGCGCGCTACCGCGCCGAGCATGCGGCGCAGAACTGCGACCTGTGCCTGGTGGTCGGCACCTCAGGGCTGGTGTACCCGGCGGCGGGGCTGCCGGGCGTGGCGCGCGATCATGGCGCGCCGGTGATCGTGGTCAATCCGCAGCCGTCGGCGCTGGACCAGACCGCGGACATCGTGCTGTCGGCAGCGGCCGGCGCCTGCCTGCCGCGGCTGTGGCCGCAGCCGGCGCCATCGGCCGGCTGA
- the rlmB gene encoding 23S rRNA (guanosine(2251)-2'-O)-methyltransferase RlmB, translated as MAKQKLLIGFHAVTARLRQDPKGVSDIYIESARRDRRMQDFVRLAESLGVRLHPVDAERLRGMAGTDRHQGVVARAEDVALALNLDELLDGIEGTPLLLVLDGVTDPHNLGACLRVADGAGAHAVIAPKDRSVGLNATVAKVASGAAETVPYITVTNLARTLRELQERGIWVIGTADGTEKSLYDIDFKGPTAIVMGAEGEGMRRLTRETCDELVGIPMAGGVESLNVSVASGVCLYEAVRQRRLPR; from the coding sequence ATGGCTAAACAAAAACTCCTGATCGGCTTTCACGCCGTGACCGCGCGCCTGCGGCAAGATCCCAAGGGCGTGTCCGATATCTACATCGAATCCGCCCGCCGCGACCGGCGCATGCAGGACTTCGTGCGCCTGGCCGAAAGCCTGGGCGTGCGCCTGCATCCGGTCGATGCCGAGCGCCTGCGCGGCATGGCCGGCACCGACCGCCACCAGGGCGTGGTGGCGCGTGCCGAGGACGTGGCGCTGGCGCTGAACCTGGACGAGCTGCTCGACGGCATCGAAGGCACGCCGCTGCTGCTGGTGCTGGACGGCGTCACCGACCCGCACAACCTGGGCGCCTGCCTGCGCGTCGCCGACGGTGCCGGCGCGCACGCCGTGATCGCGCCCAAGGACCGCAGCGTCGGCCTGAACGCCACCGTGGCCAAGGTCGCCAGCGGCGCGGCCGAGACCGTGCCCTATATCACCGTGACCAACCTGGCCCGCACCCTGCGCGAACTGCAGGAGCGCGGCATCTGGGTGATCGGCACCGCCGACGGCACCGAGAAGTCGCTGTACGACATCGATTTCAAGGGGCCGACCGCGATCGTGATGGGCGCCGAAGGCGAGGGCATGCGCCGCCTGACGCGCGAGACCTGCGACGAGCTGGTCGGCATCCCGATGGCGGGCGGCGTGGAAAGCCTGAACGTGTCGGTGGCCAGCGGCGTGTGCCTGTACGAGGCCGTGCGCCAGCGGCGCCTGCCGCGCTGA